GTGGCCGAACAACTCGGACTCGATGAGGTTCTCGGGGATGGCGCCGCAGTTGATGCAGACCATGGGGCCCTTGCGGCGCAGGCTGCCGGCGTGGATGGCGCGGGCCACCAACTCCTTGCCCGTGCCGGACTCGCCCGAGACGAGAATGGGCACGTCCGAGGCCGCGACCTTGCCGATGAGGTTCAGAACCCCTCGCATGGCCGGACAGGCGCCGACGATGCCGTAATTGTCCATGGCCGCAGCTTCGGCAGCGCCCTTCTGCTCCGTGTTCTCGCGCTCGATGGCGTGCAGGTGGAAGGCGCGGCGGATGATGACGCGGAGTTCGTCCAGGTCGATGGGCTTGCGGAAAAAGTCGAAGGCCCCGAGCTTGATGGCCTGCAGGGCGTTCTCGCGCTCGTCGTTGCCCGTGACCACGATGACCTTGGCCGCGGGGTTGATCTTGAGCATCTCGGCCAGGCAACGGAAGCCCTCCTCGGACGTGTCGGCGTGGGGAGGCAGGCCCAGGTCCAATGTCACCACTCCCGGCGAGACCTTGCCGAAGACCTCCAGGGCCTGGTCCACACGCGTGGCCAGATGCAGCGTGTACAACTCCGACGCCAACCCCCACTTGAGCTGGGTCAGAACATCCTCGTTGTCATCGACGATCAGCAGATTTTCCACGGCATCCCTCGATTCCTGCTAGGAGAACACTCTCACCCAGGTGCGCACGCCCATCGAACGCCGGCTCCCAGCCTGTCCACACCGTCCATATGGTCCATTTCGTCCATCCAGTCCACTCGATACTCCCCCTCACGCCTCCGCCCCCGGCAGCCAGACCGTGAACTCGGCCCCCTCCCCAACCGTGCTCCTGACCTCGATGCGGCCGCCGTGGGCCGAAACGATCTGCTTGCACTGGTAGAGCCCGATGCCCATGCCCTTGGCCTTGGTGGACTTGAAGGGCTCGAAAAGCGCGGTTCTGATGAACTCCGGGTCGATGCCGCCGCCCTGATCCGAGACGCGCACGAAGGGCTCCGGGCCGTCCCCGGTTGTGACCGTGACCGGCCGGCCGTCGGGGGAGGCCTCCAGGGCGTTGAGGCAGAGGTTCAGGATGACCTTGCCCATCTCCTCGGCGTCGACCATGGCCACGGCGTCCTCGCCCCCGAAGTCCAGCCGCTCCTGGTGCAGCAGCCGCGTCGACTCCCTGGCCAACGTCAGCAGGCCGACTGGCGCGCGCTTCAGAGTCTGGCGGTCGGGCAGCCCTTTGAGCTGGGAAATCAGAATCTTCATCTTGCCCACGGTGCTGCCCAGGGAGTCCACCAAATCCCGCTGGAAATCGGGGTTGCCGATGAACTTGCGCGCGTTCTCTGCCATGAGGGACAGCGTGTAGACGTGGTTCTTCAGGTCGTGCAGCACGAAGGCCGAAACCCGCCCCATGATCTCCATCTCCCGCGAGCGCGCCAACTGCTCCGTGAGACGCATGTTCAGGAGGGCCGAGGAGATGTGCCGGGCCATGGTGTCCATGAGCTCGAAGTCCTCCTCGTCGTATTCCTCGCTCTCATTGATGGCCGGCCCCAGAAGCACGAAACCGTCGAGGCCGTCGTCACGGAAGATGGGGATGGCGAACCGCGCGGCCTTCAACCACGGGGAGGGGTCGTTCACGTCCGCGGTGCGGACCACGCTGCGGCGGGTGCGCAACGCCGCCGCCAAGTGCGAACCCTCGTCGAAACCACCCTCCTGCGGGTCCGTTTCCACGAGGCTGACGGGCACGTAGGTGCGGCTGCCGTGGTCCAGCAGGAACAGGGCCGCCCCGACGATGCCGAAGGTCTCGCAGCAGGCCGACAAGGCCGCTTGATGGAGTTCGGTCTGGCTGCGGGCCGAGATGAGCCTGTCCGTGAACTGCACCCACTGGATGCGGTAGTCATACTTCTCCCCGTAGAAGTGCAGCTGGAGAAAAAGTCGGACCCTTCGCCTGACCGTGTCCGAGAGGAAGAGCATGAGCAGGCCGATGCCGGCGGCGAAGCAGACGCCGAGGAGCACGGCACGTCCCAACTCGTCCCCGAAGACCCGAGCCCCCTCGCCCGCGAAACCCAGGACGACCAGGTACAGTCCCGCCGTGACGAGGGCCACGGACTTGAAGGCCATGCGCCGGGAAAAGCTGATCCTGACTTCCGGCCCGCGCCGCGCGTCCGAAAACCACATCATGCCCACACCCGCAAGCACCGCCAGGGAACGCAACCAGGCGAGGCGCATGTCGAGGGAGCGGTACAGCACGCCCTGACTGTAATAGAGGATAAGGGCCACCAACACGCAGACGCCACCCAGCAGCACGAACTTGATCTTCCAGCGCCGGAAGTGCGTCGCGCCGGCCATGGTCCCTTCGATGTTGAAGAGCGCGGCCATGCAGCACAGGACGAAGGCGATGCAGAAATGGAACGTCCCGGGAAGCAGGAAGAGCAGGCGCTCACTCGCGAAATCAGGGGCGTAGTAGGCCCCCCGGAAAGCGAGGAACGCGCTCCAGGGCAACAAAAGGCCAGAGAGCAGAACCAGCAGGCGCTGCATCCGCGGCAGTCGTTCGCCTTCGTACTCCCTGGCGAAAAACGCCGTGAACAGCACCCACGTCGGCCCCAACGCGCCTTCGATCACGAGGCCGGCCGCACGCCACGCCCGCACCCGCTCCGGGTCGAACATGCAGGCCAGGTCCACCGTTTCGAGGCCAGCGAGCAGGATCAGCGCCACGGCCCAAACCGCAGACGCGCGGGTGCGCGTGCCGTCGAACACGCCTGCGGCCAGGCGGGAGGCAAAGGCCAGGGCCGCAATGATGGCGGCCGCGGGGGCCAGGGCGAAAAGAAGATGGCTGTTCATACGGCTACGATGGCAGATACTCCCGTATCAGCGGATAGAACTCTTTCAGGAACGCCTCGACGACCTGCTCTGCCCGCTCCGTGTCCTCTTGGGCCGTCATGGATATGCGCATGAAGCTCTGATCGCGACGACGGTGAAGGACGGACCCCGTGATCTCGGCAAGCTTCAGGGAATATTCGTCGGATATGGTCCGACCGCGCATAAAGAACCAGTAATAGATGACCTCACGGGTCGCCCCCATGGCGTAGACAGCCTTGACCAGGTTCACAGCCTCGCCGCCGAGGTTCATGGTGGTGCGCTCCGAGGAGATTTCCGTCCACCCCCCCCCGGCCACGCAGTGCTTGGGGGAATGGATGCGGCCCGAGGCGGCGCCACCGTCGAAATAGCTCAGGTACATGTCCACCACGGCGCCGTCCGGACGAGCATAACGCCTGGAGAGATATTCCGTGGGCATGAGGACCTTCATGACCTTTTCGCTCAAGGAAGACTGCCCCACCATTTTCCAGCCGGAGTGCGAAGGGGGAAAGTCCCCGAAGGGCCTGGCCAGGGGCACCACCAGGTCGCTGTGCAGGTGCATGTACAGCCCGGCCCCGGCCAGCAGGGCGATGAGCACGGCGATGCGGATGGACGTGTTCATGGCCACCTCCTGAGAACGGCCCCCAGGGCCATGAACATGACGACGGCCCCGGCGAAGACGAAAAGTCCGGCAAACTCATGGAAAAAGCCCTCCGCAGCGGCGGCCCCGAAATATTGCGCCAGAATGCCCGTGGCGATGACCCGCAGGCAGTTGGAAAAGACCGCGATGGGCAGGGTGGACGCGACGAGGATGACCCGGTCCCTGGTCCTGGAGTGCAGCACCATGGCGTACGCCACGCCCAGGGCCAGGAGGGACATGATGGAGCGCAGGCCGCTGCAGGCGTCGGCCACCTCCAGGGTGACGTTTGGGAACATGAGGATGTTGCCCTCCTGCCAGACGACGACACCCAGGAACTTGAGGGCCAGGACGGACACCTTGGTCACGAAGAGCTTCAGGGGAAAGGCGGCCGCGTCGTACAGGATGTACGGCAGGGGAACCATGAGCAGCAGATAGGCGATCGGGACGAGCAGCGCGCGGAAGACCTCCCACCCCAGGAGGTAGAGCGTGGACCCGGCGATGACGACGACCAGGGAGGCCCGCATGGTGTAGTACTCCGTCGCCAGCCAGCCGAGCAGGAGAATGACGAGGCCGGCGACGACCACGGCCAGGCCCGCGGCGCAGGGGCGGACTTTCGCGGCCAGGAGATCCTCCCGGCGCATGTACGCGAGATAGGCCGAGACGAAAGGCACGAGGAATCCGTGGGAATAGTTCTCATCCTTGGCCCATTGCTTGACCATGGGCACGATGACAGGCCAGTACACGGCTCCGAGGGTTCCCAGCAGCAGAGCCGCCCCAAACAACACAAGCCTTCGATCCTGCAATTTTTCCACGCAATTCACCTCATTATCCAATTTCTCGAGAAAATACACCCGAACGTGGACATTGTAAAAAGAGACGTGGAAAACGAAATCTCCGAAAATGCAGTCAGCCAATTTTTCATGTACGCGGAACGAGAAGAGCCGTATGCTCTTTGCATTCTGTCGGTGTTAAAGATGCTTTTTCCCGATTTATTCCTCCGGTGGAGGACAAGCCCATGCATCTTCACTCCGTTGTCCTGGCGCTGCTCATGCTGGCCTCGCCCATGTTTTTCCTTGATCTCGGCGGGGGGGCGGGGGGTCCCTCGCCCTTCGCCAACCTTGCCCATGCGGCGTTCTTCGCGCCCTTGGCGTGGGGACTCGCCAGAACAACCCCTTTCGCGCGCCTGCCTGCACAAGTGCGCTCCGCATGCGTCCTGGGCCTCGTCCTGGCCCTGGGCGGGCTCATCGAGACGATCCAGCCCCATTTCGGCCGCACAGCCTCGTGGCAGGACATGGCCGTCGATGCGCTGGGGGGGCTGGCCGGCCTTCTCTTCCTCCCCCCCGTGGGATCCGGCCTCCCATCCGTCGCGTGCAAGGCGCTCAAGACCGCGGCTGCCGCGGGGCTGGTCTGGTTCGTAGTCTTCGAACCGTTCTTGACGCACCAGGACGAACTCCGGGCTCGCAGACAGTTTCCGCTGCTGTGCGATTTTGAGAGCCGTCTGGAGGCGGACCGCTGGACCAGAGGCGAGATCGTGCGGTCCGTAGCCAGACACGGCGACGCGTCCCTGCGCGTCCGGCTGGATTCCGGCCCGTACCCGGGGACAGCCCTCGTACGCAGCCTCGGCGACTGGCGGGGCTACGCATGCCTCTCCCTCAGCGTCTTCAACCCCGACGCCGAGCCCCTGGTCCTGACCGTGTCCGTTCGCGACAGGGACCACGCCAGACGCGGAGGGAGATACGAAGACCGGTACAACGGCGAGTTCGAAGTCCGGCAGGGCTGGAACGACCTGAACATCCCCGTGGAAGCGGTCAGGACCGCCCCGAGAGACAGGGTCATGGGGCTGGACAGCCTGGAAAGCGTTGTCGTTTTCGCCTCGCATCTTCCGAAACCTCGCGTCATCTACCTCGACTACATCCGTCTGCGCCCGTGATCGGCATGCCGGACGCTATTCCCAAATACCGTCCAGCGACTCCCGCGACACCTTCCCCCCCGCCAGCCTCCTGACCCGCCGCACGATCTGGCTCACGCCCCAACCCACGAACGGCAGGGGGTCCGTGCCGTAAAAATCGTCCATTCCCTCGACACGGCGCGGCAGGCCATCCTGAGCGGCCCCGCCGGACGCGCTGCGGGACGTCAGACCCACTATCCTGCGCATCAGGTCGCCGCCGAGCCACTTCGTCGCCACCACCGGAGGCGAGGATGGCGCCGCAAAGCCCCCAAGGCCCATGGCGCACCTGTAATAATAGTAGGGAAACTCTATGCCCCGGGCGATGCTTTGCTCCACGGAACCCCAGAAGCGCGGGTTGACATCAATGAGAAACGTCTCGTCGCGCGACCTGTCGTACAGGAAATCGGCCTGGCACGGGCCGTTCCATTGCAGGGCATCGAGCATCGTCTTCAGGGCGTCGCGGGCCCGGGGGTACTCCCTGCTCACCCTCAGCGTCGACTGACCGAACGGGTGCGGATGCACCGCCAGAGTCTGATACGTGTCTCCGGCCACCAATTTTCCGCCGTCGTAGAGCATGGCGACATTGGCCATCTCGGCGTCGATCTTCTCTTGGACAAGATAGGCGCCAGCATTGAGACGCGCGGCCCGGACATGGCGGCGCAGGTGCCCGGCGTCGCGGATCTGGACGATGGCCCCCCCGCCGCCGCCCTGCTTCGGCTTGAGGACCGCGGGATAACGGAAGCCGTCGGGCAAGCGGCCATCCAGAGCGTCCGCCAGTTCCGCCGTCCGCGGCGTGGACACGCCGAAACGGGCGGCCACATCCAAAAGGGAGCGCTTGTCGTGCAGGGCAAGGATGCCTCGGTAATCAGGCACGAGAGTCCGGACATGGGGCGCGAAGGCCGAGCGGTTTCGGGACACGAAGTAGGTCTCTTCGAGCACCGGGATGAGGACATCGATCTTCTCCTTTTCGATGATCCGCAGCACATCGGCAATGAAGGCGCCCTCATCCCTGAACGGGGACGCGCAGATGTGCCGCCCGGACACGAACCTGGACCAGAACGACATGGCCAGCGGGTCCGGGTCCGCCGCGACCACATGAAGCCCGTGACGGCGCAAGTTCCTGCAGATGCAGTACGCCACCCTGGAGCACGCCGATGTAACAAGCACCCTGCCCTTCATGATTGCCCCGCCGCATCCGGCCCGTTCCGTTCACCCCTCGTCCGCGTATGTATGCCGGGGTTGCCTTGCGTCCCGCCGATCACGAACCTTTCGCCGAGCACGCCGTGAATCAGCTCGCCGAGTTGCGCGCACGCCCTGGAGACCTGGGCCTCCTCGCCAGCCTCTACGGCCCGGTAGTGCGCGCCCTTGGAATAATTGACGATGAATGGCGCGTCGTCCTCGAGTATGCCCAATGGGATTCTGCGCGGAAGGGGAGCGTCGCTCACGACCCGGTGGCACGAGAGCATGGCCGAGACGTCCGGGCAAACGAGCATGTGTGCGCGGATTATCCGCGCCTTGCCGGCCTGGTCCGTGTCGGGCGGGATGAATTTCTGAAAGACCAACTCATGATGCCCGCCGCACCAGCCCCGCAGGCGTTCAAACAGGCCGAGCCCGAAGATCGAACGCAGCTCTCTGGCAGTAAAGGCGGCGTAGCGATCCCGCAGCTCGGCATCGAATCTGGCGATCCTGACCAGGTTTCCGGACCACCCGCCGCCCAGCTTGATGACCACATTCGGCAACTCGTCGCTGTCGTCCAGATCGATCTCGCGCACGGACCCGAACGACGCCACGCTCCCCAACGCGTCCGTCCGTGACCCGCCGGCGCCTATCCCCCGGTTCAGCCACCGGCTGGTGCAGTGCTGGTTCGTCATGAAGTAATCCAGCGCGCAATGCTGGTAGTGGAAAACAACGGACAGGGTGTCGGCTTCCGGCTCCTGCGCGAGAGCCACCAGGCGGGTGACGCCGGGCAGGCATCGACGTCCGGGGCTCGCCGGGACGAATGCGGGCGGACCGTCTTTGCTCAGGCGCATGAACTCCTGCACGTAATCTGCTGACCAGGACTCGGCGAAGCAAACGACCTTGCGGTAGCCGCGTTTCGTCGCCAGATCCCTCAACGTCAGCAGCATCGGGTCGACCGCCCCGGCATAAAGCGCCCTGCGCTGCTGGCGGATTGCCGCGTTCAGGTTCAGGTCCACAGGATACAGCTTCCCGTCGTGCATGATGAAATCGACTCCGAGATGCATGCCGAAAGCCGCATTCGCACCGTCATCGCGATAATAGGTCCTGTATCTCGGGTGCTGGACAATCTTTACGCCGGCTTCGGGGACATGAGCGACCGGCCGCCCGAATCGGGGGACGACACGCCTGGTGCGCACGCTCTCCGCCAGATCGCAGCCCAATTGCGCGGCGAGTTCAGCCCCTCTGTAGACGACAGGTCGCTCCACCAGTGCGCCGAGGGCCGAATGCAGCCCGTAGCGGAAGCCGGCGGCGAAAAGCAGCCTTCGATTGATGGATTCCCGACAAAGGGATGCGTTCATGCCACTCACCGTCACGGTCGCGTGTTCATGGTTTACGGAATGAGCGCCGTGTGCGTTCTTCGCGACACGCGGACGCCGCACAACTTGACGAACCTCGTCCTGCCGACACGCCGGAAACCGGCTTTCTCCATCGCCCTGATCGACGAGCCGTTTTCCTGCAGGACGCAGGCGAAGAGACGCTTCACGCCGTTTCGCCCCAGATGTTCGAACACGGCGCACAGCACGCGCGGCCAGATCCCCCGGCCCCGTGCATCCGGCACTGTCAGCACGTGCTTGATTTCCGCATCGCCATGATCGAGAAGCAGGATCCTGTTGGTGTGTTCTCTGTAATAAATCCAACTGATATGCTGAATCACCCCGGCTTTTTCCGCGATGAAAAAGTCGTCGACGCCATCATACTCATGGCAGAAGAACTGCCAGGGAAGCCCCTTCGTGCTTGATGTGCCGCAGCGCAGATCGCTCATGACGCCCTTTCTCACTTCGATATCGGTTTCAGGGCACACTGCCCGTGATTCGCGCCCGTCAATATCTTTCTTATAAACGTAGTATGCATCATTGAGATACAAAAATTTCATAAACCAGATCATGAATTGCGCAAAACCCATGTTTCGCAACTGCGTATCTAAAACCCGACATATTCGTGTGCGCAGCATACGCGTCATGTCAGTTGCCGGTTCCAGAGTCGGAGATGATGTAAACGTGGGCCTCAGACGGCGCAAAAACATCCGTGAATGCATTCGCATTTCCGGCAATGGCCCTGTTCTCGCCATATACGGTCACCTCGCCGACGGGGTTCGCACATGTGAAGGACACCTTGCGCGTTTCCCCGGAAACGTTGCTGGCGATGATGTAGCTCGCGCCGCCGGCGCGCTTGACCCGCACGTGTATCGCGTCCGTCGAGTCCCACGCGGCGAGCGCATCCGGCGAGTCCGGCGCGCACAATGCCGGCTCGAGGCCCTTCAGTTCCCTCATCACGGCCGCGAGATCCTCAAAGCGGGCGACACGGACGGGGTTCCAGCCTCCTTCGCCGCCGGTCGTGGCCAGGGCCTTGACGCCCAGTGACCAGTAGAGAAGGCCGTTCGCGCCCTCGGCGATGGCCATGTAGCTCATGTCCCGCAGTTCGTCCCGCGTCGGCCAGGTGCTGACCGAGGTCTGCTGGAAGACCTGCAGGACCGTCATGACGGGCCTGCTGTCCATGACCGCCTCGCGGACCACCCTGGTCCAATCGGCGACCTGCCGCAGAGGAAACCCGCCGGTCGGCCTTTTGCCGACAATCGGGTACGGGTCCATGGCCAGGGTATCGAACACGTTCCGCCAGTAACGCACCTCCCGAGGATACAGCAGCGCGCCGAAAACCAGCCCGTCGGCCTTGGCGGCCTTGAGGCGGCGTGCCTGATCAAACATGACCGGGGCAAGAGTGCCATGCGGTTCGTCCGCAGTATAAAACCCGGCCAGCCCTGGATGTTCGGAGATCGCGGACAGATAATCCGGATCCGTGTCTATCTTGAATTTGTCCGGCTTGTAATGCGATGCGAAAGCATTTCCTGTTTGCAGGTAATATATCCCATTTCTGTGCAAGACGTTCATCAATGTCCGCATCGATTCCAGCGACGCCTCGCCGTACCAGTAATTCACGTAAAGATTCACGGGCAAATCAAACAGACGTCTTTTTTCATTCAATTGCGACGCCCATTGTCTCTCACTCGCCACGTATCCCATCCCGGCGTCGTACGCACCAAGGAAGAACGTCGGGGTGTCATGGACGAGAAAACGATTGTGCTCATCTGCACAGACAACCATGTTTTTCCGCGATGCCCCCGGGACTTTCACAATTTCATAATCCGGATAGTCGTAAACCGATTGCCCGTCAGCAGTCCGCAGCAATCGCACCTTTAACGCGTAACGTTTTCCCGTATCCATTCCTGAGCAATCCATATCATGAACGAAATTCGTTGTTGCGCCGACTTCATGGTCGTAAAACGAAACGCCGGACTCATCCTCCACAATGCTCACGCGAACCCGATATTCCGAGACATCGCCCGAAGGGGGGTCGACAGTGACGGAAAATTTCATCCGCTGGGGTTTGTCGTCGAAAAGCATGCCTCGATAATTCGGGTACATCACGAAAACATCGAGCGGGTACACGTCCCGCCTGACGTAGACCTGCCCGAAGCGGGCCTCGCCGTCGGGCTTGTTGTACGCCTCGATGCGGAAGTCATACTCCTTCGCCTCCTCGACGGTCACGAACTCCCGCCCCGAGTCGGCCCAGGACGTTTCGCCCTTGATGCCCGGCGTGGCTGCCACGCCGGGCATGTAGAACCTGACGCTCTCGATCCCCTTGGGCGGTATCTGCAGGCTCGTCTGGATTTTTCCGCCGATGCGGTACGTGCCGGGCGCCAGGAATAGTCGCTGGATGGCGTTCTGCGCGCCCGCGAACCTCTTGCCGTCGCGGTACACGAGACTGGCGTCGGGAGGGCTGGCGAAGAAGGCCGGCCCCATGCTCCACCCGACCGGCTGGCCGGTGACCGGATCCGTCTCACTGAAGTCGGGATTGCGCAGCAGATTCACTCCGGTCAAAGGCTGCGGGAAAGATGTCAGCCCGCCGCAGCGGAGTTCATCCCCGCCGAACGCACCGCCCGACGTAAGTACGACCAGACACGCCGCCGCGAGGACGAAACATATCCGAAGCCACATCTTCGCTATCGCGCCCATGCCCGTACCTCCTTGGATGACGCCTTCGCCATCAGTTCCAGATAGAGGGCTTCGGTCTCGCGCACCTGCCTGCCGAGCGGGAAACGCCTCTGCACGAACGCACGCCCCTTTACCCCCATGGCCTCCATTTCCTCCCTGTGGGCCAGCGCGTAACCCATGGCGTTTGCGAGCATCCGCGGGTCACGCGGCGCCACGAGCAGGCCCGTCTCGCCGTCGACGACCACCTCGGGGGTTCCGTCGACCCGTGTCGCGATGACCGGACGCGCCATGGCCGACGCCTCGATGAGCCCCAAGGGGAGGCCCTCATAATGTGAAGGCAGGATGTCCACGTCGAGAATGCCGTGATAGCCCCTGATGTCGGACTGGAAGCCCGTGAAAATGACATGACGGTCCAGGCCCAGATGGCGGGCCCTGCTTTCGAGTTCCCCCCGGAGCGCTCCGTCCCCCACCACCAGGACCTTGAAGTCGCCACGCGACTCCAGCAGCATCCGAACGGCCTCAAGAAGATCGCCATGGCCTTTCTGGAAATCGAGCCTGGCCATCACGCCGAAAACGAATTCGTCCTCGCCAAGTCCCCACCGCTGCCTGAGCTCCCGCCTCCGGGCCGCAGGCAGGTCCGTGAATTCCCGCAGATCCCTGCCGTTCAGGATCACGGAGATCTTGTCGCCGGGGATCTTCTTGATGGCTTTGAGGTCGTCACGGCAGGCGCCGGACACGGCGAGCACCCGGGTCTGCAACAGGGTCACCAAGCGATCGACGACAAAGGACTGCCGTTTCCAGAACCCCTTGGAGAGACGCCACTTCTCCACCCCGTGGGAGGTCTCAAGGAGAACGGGTACGCGGGCCAGCCATGCAATGGGCGTGTAATGCAGGCTCGTGATGAACATATGCGTGTTCACGATGTCGATACCGTGCGTCCTTAGAAATCGGAAAAAGGCGATCATACCGCCATAGTCGAAGGCATTGGCGATCATGATCGGCATCGTGACGACGTCAAGATCCGCCAAATCATCGCGTAGAAGATGGAGCAATTTGTCAGAACCAACGATGAACGGTTTGAACACATTCCTATTTATATTCTTCACAAGAGAAAGTACGTGCTCCTCGACACCTCCGTGCTCATCGGAGCGCACGATGTAGGCGATCTTAATTCTTTTCTTGTGTCGATATGCGTTCATATCACATGTACATTTTCAGGGCATCTATTTCATGTTTCATGATGGAAAAGAAGTCGCAAATTGATTTTGGCGAATACTGCTCCACATTGCTGATGAAGGCAGCGTCGGAATGGGAGTCGTCAGGGTGGAATCCGTGCATTCCCGCCGGAGCGTACCTGCCGAACCAGTTGGGGAAGATCAGCGTGCCAGGCTGCATCAGGAAGATCATGTCCCCATAGCGATGGTCGGGAAAGTGCACGCCGAGCTCTCGCAGTTCCTCCTCCGGCAACCAACGGCCGGCCGTACACCGCTCTAGGGCGAGCCGAATCCTGCTTTCAACGCCCATCTGCGTCACCCAGAAACGGGCCATCGTCGAATCGAATGCGGCCATGCAATCACGTTCGAGGTCGATGCCGTGTGTGGTGAGATCCGAAATCAAATCGTAGTGCATTACGATAGGTGTCATTCCGTGGTCGGAGAAAAGGAAA
This region of Desulfomicrobium escambiense DSM 10707 genomic DNA includes:
- the prsK gene encoding XrtA/PEP-CTERM system histidine kinase PrsK, encoding MNSHLLFALAPAAAIIAALAFASRLAAGVFDGTRTRASAVWAVALILLAGLETVDLACMFDPERVRAWRAAGLVIEGALGPTWVLFTAFFAREYEGERLPRMQRLLVLLSGLLLPWSAFLAFRGAYYAPDFASERLLFLLPGTFHFCIAFVLCCMAALFNIEGTMAGATHFRRWKIKFVLLGGVCVLVALILYYSQGVLYRSLDMRLAWLRSLAVLAGVGMMWFSDARRGPEVRISFSRRMAFKSVALVTAGLYLVVLGFAGEGARVFGDELGRAVLLGVCFAAGIGLLMLFLSDTVRRRVRLFLQLHFYGEKYDYRIQWVQFTDRLISARSQTELHQAALSACCETFGIVGAALFLLDHGSRTYVPVSLVETDPQEGGFDEGSHLAAALRTRRSVVRTADVNDPSPWLKAARFAIPIFRDDGLDGFVLLGPAINESEEYDEEDFELMDTMARHISSALLNMRLTEQLARSREMEIMGRVSAFVLHDLKNHVYTLSLMAENARKFIGNPDFQRDLVDSLGSTVGKMKILISQLKGLPDRQTLKRAPVGLLTLARESTRLLHQERLDFGGEDAVAMVDAEEMGKVILNLCLNALEASPDGRPVTVTTGDGPEPFVRVSDQGGGIDPEFIRTALFEPFKSTKAKGMGIGLYQCKQIVSAHGGRIEVRSTVGEGAEFTVWLPGAEA
- a CDS encoding exosortase C-terminal domain/associated protein EpsI, which translates into the protein MNTSIRIAVLIALLAGAGLYMHLHSDLVVPLARPFGDFPPSHSGWKMVGQSSLSEKVMKVLMPTEYLSRRYARPDGAVVDMYLSYFDGGAASGRIHSPKHCVAGGGWTEISSERTTMNLGGEAVNLVKAVYAMGATREVIYYWFFMRGRTISDEYSLKLAEITGSVLHRRRDQSFMRISMTAQEDTERAEQVVEAFLKEFYPLIREYLPS
- the xrtA gene encoding exosortase A; this encodes MEKLQDRRLVLFGAALLLGTLGAVYWPVIVPMVKQWAKDENYSHGFLVPFVSAYLAYMRREDLLAAKVRPCAAGLAVVVAGLVILLLGWLATEYYTMRASLVVVIAGSTLYLLGWEVFRALLVPIAYLLLMVPLPYILYDAAAFPLKLFVTKVSVLALKFLGVVVWQEGNILMFPNVTLEVADACSGLRSIMSLLALGVAYAMVLHSRTRDRVILVASTLPIAVFSNCLRVIATGILAQYFGAAAAEGFFHEFAGLFVFAGAVVMFMALGAVLRRWP
- a CDS encoding ATP-grasp domain-containing protein, coding for MKGRVLVTSACSRVAYCICRNLRRHGLHVVAADPDPLAMSFWSRFVSGRHICASPFRDEGAFIADVLRIIEKEKIDVLIPVLEETYFVSRNRSAFAPHVRTLVPDYRGILALHDKRSLLDVAARFGVSTPRTAELADALDGRLPDGFRYPAVLKPKQGGGGGAIVQIRDAGHLRRHVRAARLNAGAYLVQEKIDAEMANVAMLYDGGKLVAGDTYQTLAVHPHPFGQSTLRVSREYPRARDALKTMLDALQWNGPCQADFLYDRSRDETFLIDVNPRFWGSVEQSIARGIEFPYYYYRCAMGLGGFAAPSSPPVVATKWLGGDLMRRIVGLTSRSASGGAAQDGLPRRVEGMDDFYGTDPLPFVGWGVSQIVRRVRRLAGGKVSRESLDGIWE
- a CDS encoding GNAT family N-acetyltransferase, translating into MTRMLRTRICRVLDTQLRNMGFAQFMIWFMKFLYLNDAYYVYKKDIDGRESRAVCPETDIEVRKGVMSDLRCGTSSTKGLPWQFFCHEYDGVDDFFIAEKAGVIQHISWIYYREHTNRILLLDHGDAEIKHVLTVPDARGRGIWPRVLCAVFEHLGRNGVKRLFACVLQENGSSIRAMEKAGFRRVGRTRFVKLCGVRVSRRTHTALIP
- a CDS encoding glycosyltransferase family 4 protein; this encodes MNAYRHKKRIKIAYIVRSDEHGGVEEHVLSLVKNINRNVFKPFIVGSDKLLHLLRDDLADLDVVTMPIMIANAFDYGGMIAFFRFLRTHGIDIVNTHMFITSLHYTPIAWLARVPVLLETSHGVEKWRLSKGFWKRQSFVVDRLVTLLQTRVLAVSGACRDDLKAIKKIPGDKISVILNGRDLREFTDLPAARRRELRQRWGLGEDEFVFGVMARLDFQKGHGDLLEAVRMLLESRGDFKVLVVGDGALRGELESRARHLGLDRHVIFTGFQSDIRGYHGILDVDILPSHYEGLPLGLIEASAMARPVIATRVDGTPEVVVDGETGLLVAPRDPRMLANAMGYALAHREEMEAMGVKGRAFVQRRFPLGRQVRETEALYLELMAKASSKEVRAWAR